A genomic region of Homo sapiens chromosome 4, GRCh38.p14 Primary Assembly contains the following coding sequences:
- the UGT2A3 gene encoding UDP-glucuronosyltransferase 2A3 isoform X2 has product MENFVQSSGEDGIVVFSLGSLFQNVTEEKANIIASALAQIPQKVLWRYKGKKPSTLGANTRLYDWIPQNDLLGHPKTKAFITHGGMNGIYEAIYHGVPMVGVPIFGDQLDNIAHMKAKGAAVEINFKTMTSEDLLRALRTVITDSSYKENAMRLSRIHHDQPVKPLDRAVFWIEFVMRHKGAKHLRSAAHDLTWFQHYSIDVIGFLLACVATAIFLFTKCFLFSCQKFNKTRKIEKRE; this is encoded by the exons ATGGAAAATTTTGTCCAGAGTTCAGGGGAAGATGGTATTGTGGTGTTTTCTCTGGGGTCACTGTTTCAAAATGTTACAGAAGAAAAGGCTAATATCATTGCTTCAGCCCTTGCCCAGATCCCACAGAAG GTGTTATGGAggtacaaaggaaaaaaaccatCCACATTAGGAGCCAATACTCGGCTGTATGATTGGATACCCCAGAATGATCTTCTTG GTCATCCCAAAACCAAAGCTTTTATCACTCATGGTGGAATGAATGGGATCTATGAAGCTATTTACCATGGGGTCCCTATGGTGGGAGTTCCCATATTTGGTGATCAGCTTGATAACATAGCTCACATGAAGGCCAAAGGAGCAGCTGTAGAAATAAACTTCAAAACTATGACAAGCGAAGATTTACTGAGGGCTTTGAGAACAGTCATTACCGATTCCTC TTATAAAGAGAATGCTATGAGATTATCAAGAATTCACCATGATCAACCTGTAAAGCCCCTAGATCGAGCAGTCTTCTGGATCGAGTTTGTCATGCGCCACAAAGGAGCCAAGCACCTGCGATCAGCTGCCCATGACCTCACCTGGTTCCAGCACTACTCTATAGATGTGATTGGGTTCCTGCTGGCCTGTGTGGCAACTGCTATATTCTTGTtcacaaaatgttttttattttcctgtcaaaaatttaataaaactagaaagataGAAAAGAGGGAATAG